The following coding sequences are from one Macaca mulatta isolate MMU2019108-1 chromosome 7, T2T-MMU8v2.0, whole genome shotgun sequence window:
- the LOC701753 gene encoding olfactory receptor 4K2-like, translating to MEGFNYSRVSEFVLLGLTDSPELQILFFVVFSVFYLMTTLGNCLILLTVLSTSHLHSPMYFLLSNLSLIDMCLSSFATPKMIMDFFAQRKTISFEGCISQIFFLHLFTGTEIVLLISMSFDRYIAICKPLHYSTIMSRRVCVELVLVSWTVGFLHTMSQLAFTLYLPFCGPNVVDSFFCDLPLVIQLACIDIYVLGIFMISTSGVIALISFLLLLTSYIIVLITVRDYSSTGSAKALSTCTAHFIVVLMFFGPCIFIYVWPSTNFLVDKILSVFYTIFTPFLNPLIYTLRNQEVKTAVKKKLNTQYFSLGKTVP from the coding sequence ATGGAGGGGTTCAACTATTCCAGAGTATCTGAATTCGTGTTACTTGGACTTACTGATTCACCTGAACTCCAGATACTCTtctttgtggtgttttctgtcttctatttAATGACCACGTTGGGCAACTGCCTGATTTTGCTCACTGTCCTATCCACCTCACACCTTCACTCTCCCATGTACTTCCTGCTCAGCAACCTGTCTCTCATTGACATGTGCCTGTCCTCCTTTGCCACACCAAAGATGATTATGGACTTTTTTGCTCAGCGTAAGACCATCTCTTTCGAAGGCTGCATTTCTCAGATCTTTTTTTTGCACCTCTTCACCGGGACTGAGATTGTGCTGCTGATCTCCATGTCTTTTGACAGGTATATTGCCATATGTAAACCTCTCCATTATTCGACAATTATGAGCCGAAGAGTGTGTGTTGAGCTTGTGCTAGTTTCTTGGACAGTGGGCTTTCTGCATACAATGAGCCAATTAGCTTTTACCCTCTATTTGCCCTTCTGTGGTCCCAACGTTGTAGACAGTTTTTTCTGTGATCTTCCTTTGGTCATCCAGCTAGCTTGTATAGATATTTATGTTCTTGGGATCTTCATGATTTCAACCAGTGGTGTGATTGCTCTTATAAGTTTTCTGCTTTTGCTCACCTCCTACATCATTGTTCTTATTACTGTCAGGGACTACTCGTCCACAGGATCCGCCAAAGCTCTTTCTACTTGTACAGCACATTTTATTGTTGTGTTAATGTTCTTTGGGCcctgtattttcatttatgtgtGGCCTTCCACAAACTTCCTGGTAGACAAAATTCTCTCTGTTTTCTATACCATCTTCACTCCCTTTCTGAATCCACTTATCTATACTTTGAGAAACCAGGAAGTGAAGACAGCGGTGAAGAAGAAACTGAATACCCAATATTTCAGTCTTGGGAAAACTGTTCCATGA
- the OR4N2 gene encoding olfactory receptor 4N2 (The RefSeq protein has 2 substitutions compared to this genomic sequence), producing MESENGTVITEFILLGLTQSRDIQLLVFVLVLIFYFIILPGNFLIIFTIRSDPGLTAPLYFFLGNLAFLDASYSFIVAPRMLVDFLSEKKVISYRGCITQLFFLHFLGGGEGLLLVVMAFDRYIAICRPLHYSAVMNPRACYAMLLALWLGGFVHSIIQVVFILRLPFCGPNQLDNFFCDVPQVIKLACTNTFVVELLMVFNSGLMTLLCFLGLLASYAVILCRIRGSSSEAKNKAMSTCTTHIIVIFFMFGPGIFIYTRPFRAFPADKVVSLFHTVIFPLLNPVIYTLRNQEVKASMKKVFNKHIA from the coding sequence ATGGAAAGCGAGAACGGAACAGTGATAACAGAATTCATCCTCCTTGGTCTGACCCAGTCTCGAGATATTCAGCTCCTGGTCTTTGTGCtagttttaattttctacttCATCATCCTCCCTGgaaattttctcattattttcaccATAAGGTCAGACCCTGGACTCACAGCCCCCCTCTATTTCTTTCTGGGCAACTTGGCCTTCCTGGATGCATCCTACTCCTTCATTGTGGCTCCCAGGATGTTGGTGGACTTCCTCTCTGAGAAGAAGGTAATCTCCTACAGAGGCTGCATCACTCAGCTCTTTTTCTTACACTTCcttggaggaggggagggatTACTCCTTGTTGTGATGGCCTTTGACCGCTACATCGCCATCTGCCGGCCTCTGCACTATTCAGCTGTCATGAACCCTAGAGCCTGCTATGCAATGTTGTTGGCTCTGTGGCTTGGGGGTTTTGTTCACCTCATTATCCAGGTGGTCTTCATCCTCCGCTTGCCTTTTTGTGGCCCAAATCAACTGGATAACTTCTTCTGTGATGTCCCACAGGTCATCAAGCTGGCCTGCACCAACACGTTTGTGGTAGAGCTTCTGATGGTCTTCAACAGCGGCCTGATGACACTTCTGTGCTTTCTGGGGCTTCTGGCCTCCTATGCAGTCATTCTTTGTCGCATACGAGGGTCTTCTTCTGAGGCGAAAAACAAGGCCATGTCCACATGCACCACCCATATCATTGTTATATTCTTCATGTTTGGACCTGGCATCTTCATCTACACGCGCCCCTTCAGGGCTTTCCCAGCTGACAAGGTGGTTTCTCTCTTCCATACAGTGATTTTTCCTTTGTTGAATCCTGTCATTTACACTCTTCGCAACCAGGAAGTGAAAGCTTCCATGAAAAGGGTGTTTAATAAGCACATAGCCtga